The genomic segment GTCCGTCGTGAGCGCATGGGCCACATCGAGCTCGCCGCTCCGGTCACCCACATCTGGTACTTCAAGGGCGTTCCCTCGCGCTTGGGCTACCTGCTCGACATGGCGCCGAAAGACCTCGAGAAGGTCATCTACTTCGCCGCGTACATGATCATCTCGGTCGACGAAGACGGTCGCCACGCCGACATGCCGGGCCTCGAGAACGAGCTGCGGCTCGAGATCAAGACCCTGTCCGACCAGCGTGACGTGCGCATCGCCGAGCGTCTGACGCGCCTGGAGACCGACCTCGCCGAACTCGAGAACGAGGGCGCCAAGGCCGATCAGAAGCGCCGCACGAAGGATGGCGCCGAGAAGGAGATGGCCCAGGCCCGCAAGGCCTACGACGACCAGATCTCCCAGCTCGAGCGGGTGTGGGAAGACTTCCGCAACCTCAAGGTCGGCGAGCTCAAGCCGGAAGACGCGATCTTCCACGAGCTCCAGGACCGCTACGGGATGTACTTCGAGGCCTACATGGGCGCCGAGGCCATCAAGAAGCGCCTCGAGGCCTTCGACCTCGTCACCGAGGGCGAGAACCTGCGCCTGCAGATCTCGGAGGGCAAGGGTCAGAAGAAGATCCGCGCCATCAAGCGTCTGCGTGTCGTGAGCTCCTTCCTGGCCACCGGCAACTCGCCGGCCGCCATGGTGCTCGACGTGGTGCCGGTCATCCCGCCGGAGCTGCGCCCGATGGTGCAGCTCGACGGTGGCCGCTTCGCGACCAGTGACCTCAACGACCTCTACCGTCGTGTGATCAACCGCAACAACCGTCTGCGTCGTCTGCTCGACCTCGGGGCTCCCGAGATCATCGTGAACAACGAGAAGCGGATGCTGCAGGAGGCCGTCGACGCACTGTTCGACAACGGCCGCCGTGGTCGCCCCGTCACCGGAACCGGCAACCGCGCCCTGAAGTCCCTGAGCGACATGCTCAAGGGAAAGCAGGGTCGTTTCCGCCAGAACCTGCTGGGCAAGCGCGTCGACTACTCGGGTCGTTCGGTCATCATCGTCGGTCCGCAGCTGAAGCTGCACCAGTGCGGTCTGCCCAAGCAGATGGCTCTGGAGCTGTTCAAGCCGTTCGTGATCAAGCGCCTGATCGACCTGAGCCACGCTCAGAACATCAAGGCCGCGAAGCGCATGGTCGAGCGCAGCCGTCCGCAGGTGTGGGACGTGCTCGAGGAGATCATCCGCGAGCGCCCCGTTCTGCTGAACCGTGCACCGACGCTTCACCGTCTCGGCATCCAGGCCTTCGAGCCTCAGCTCGTGGAGGGCAAGGCGATCCAGCTGCACCCGCTCGTCTGCGCCGCGTTCAACGCGGACTTCGACGGTGACCAGATGGCCGTCCACCTTCCGCTGTCGGTCGAGGCCCAGGCCGAGGCCCGCATCCTGATGCTCGCGTCGAACAACATCCTGAAGCCGTCGGATGGCCGCCCGGTCACCCTGCCGACCCAGGACATGATCATCGGTCTGCACCACCTCACCACGATCAAGGAAGGGGCGCTCGGCGAAGGCCGCGCGTTCTCCTCGATCGCCGAGGCGATCCTGGCATTCGATCAGAAGACGCTCGACCTCAACGCCAACGTGCGCATCCGTCTCACCGACGTGCACTTCCACGATGAGGAGCGCCCCGAGGGCTACGTCGACGGCCCCGTGCTGGTCGACATCTCGCTCGGCCGCGCACTGTTCAACGAGGCCCTCCCGGCCGACTACCCGCTCACGCGGGACGTCGCCGACAAGGGGATGCTGTCCGGGATCGTCAACGATCTCGCTGAGCGCTACCCCAAGGTGGAGGTTGCTGCATCTCTCGACCGCATCAAGGACGCCGGTTTCTACTGGGCCACCCGCTCGGGTGTCACGGTAGCGCTCTCCGACATCCTGACTCCGCCGAACAAGCGCGAGATCGTGGCGGGCTACGAGAAGCAGGCCGCCAAGGTGCAGGGCCAGTTCGAGAAGGGTCTCACGACCGACCTCGAGCGTCGCCAGGAGCTCATCCAGATCTGGACGAAGGCCACCGAAGAGGTCGCGCAGGCCATGCGCGACAACTTCCCGAAGGACAACACCATCAACCGCATGGTGTCCTCCGGTGCTCGTGGTAACTGGCTGCAGATCCGCAACATCGCCGGTATGCGTGGACTCGTGAACAACCCGAAGGGTGAGATCATCCCTCGCCCGATCATCTCCTCGTACCGCGAGGGATTGTCGGTGGCGGAGTACTTCATCGCGACGCACGGTGCCCGTAAGGGTCTGGCCGACACGGCCCTCCGTACCGCCGACTCGGGTTACCTCACGCGTCGACTCGTCGACGTGTCGCAGGACGTCATCATCCGTGAGCCCGACTGTGGCACGTCGAGGGGTCTCGACCTCCCGATCGCCATCGAAGAGGCTCCGGGTGTCTGGGTTCGCGACGCCAACGTCGAGAACTCGGTCTACGCCCGCTCGCTCGCCGCTGACGCGGTGAACGAGAAGGGTGAGGTCGTGGCCGAGGCCGGAAGCGACGTCGGAGACGTTTTGATCGACAAGCTGGTCGCCGCGGGCGTGCGCAACATCAAGGTGCGCTCCGTGCTGACCTGCGAGTCGGCCGTCGGTGTCTGCGCGACCTGCTACGGCCGGTCGCTGGCCACCGGAAACCTCGTCGACATCGGAGAGGCCGTCGGCATCATCGCGGCCCAGTCGATCGGCGAGCCCGGAACCCAGCTCACGATGCGTACCTTCCACACCGGTGGATCGGCTTCGGCCGACGACATCACGCAGGGTCTTCCCCGTGTGCAGGAGCTCTTCGAGGCACGCACCCCCAAGGGTGCGTCGCCCATCGTCGAGGCCGCCGGTCGCGTCACCATCGAAGACACCGACCGCAGCCGCAAGGTGATCCTCACGCCCGACAACGGCGACGAGCCGATCGCGTACCCGGTGCTGAAGCGTGCCACCCTCCTCATCGAGGACGGGCAGCACGTGGAGCTCGGTGAGCAGCTCATCATCGGCGCCGTCGACCCGAAGGAAGTCCTTCGAGTCAAGGGCGTGCGCGAGGTGCAGAAGCACCTCGTGGGCGGTGTCCAGGGCGTCTACCGTTCGCAGGGTGTGCCGATCCACGACAAGCACATCGAGGTCATCGTCCGACAGATGCTCCGCAAGGTCACCGTCGTCGAGCACGGCGACACCGACCTGCTCCCCGGTGAGCTCGTCGACCGGTCGCGGTACACCGAGGTGAACCGCGCCACGCTCGCCGAGGGCAAGAAGCCCGCATCGGCTCGTCAGGAGGTCATGGGTATCACCAAGGCGTCCCTCGCGACCGAGTCGTGGCTGTCGGCCGCGTCATTCCAGGAGACCACGCGTGTTCTCACGCAGGCCGCCATGGAGGGCAAGTCCGACCCGCTGGTGGGCCTGAAGGAGAACGTGATCATCGGAAAGCTGATCCCGGCCGGAACCGGTCTCCAGAAGTACCGCAACGTCACCGTCGAGGCGACCGAAGAGGCCAAGGCCGAGCGCTACCCGAACCGCATCTTCACGGATGACTCGGTGTTCTCGGAGGCGGACCTGTCGTTCGTCGACTTCGATTCGTTCTCGAGCGACGACTACACACCGGGTACCTACAACTAGTAGGCGACCGCGAACCAGGAGGGCCCTCGCCGTTGGCGGGGGCCCTCACTCGTGTTTGAGGTTCGCAGACCCGCCGTGTGATAAATGAGTATACTTCGCTAAGTGACTATTGAGTTCGATGTCGCGGCGCTCCAAGCGCCCGTCAGTCGTGGCGACATTCGTCGATTCAGGGCTTCGAGCCGCGGCGGGGTTTCCAGTCGGAGCAGCACCGCCGGGACTTTCACTCCCTTTCTCGTCTTCTGCTGCTTCATCCTTCTCGCGTTACCGATGGTTTCGTGGCTCGTCGATTGGTCAGGGGTTCGAGCGATCGGCCCGTTCGGAACGGTCGAGCTCTTCATTCTCACCGCAAGCGCAGCGGCAGCAATCATCGGTCTGACGGCGATCTGCGTCATTCCCCGCGGGCGGTGGCGTGCATGGAAGCGGCGGTTGCGCCTCTCGCGTCTGGCTGAGGCGAACCACTTCGCGTACACGATGGAAGCATCGATGCCCTCCAGCGGCTACCCGAGCATTCTCTTCGGCGTGCATCAAGTGAACGTTCTTATCGACAGGTTTCGCGTGCTCCGTGGGGATCGACTCGAGATCGGAAACCACCGCGGCGTAGATCGCGGAGTGACCGGCAATGCGTCTTACTCGAAGACGCGCGGGTACGTTTGCGTGAAGCTCGAACGGGCCGAACTTGACGGGGTCCTCCAGCAGGGGCGTGGACTCCGCTTCGAAGGCGCGCCCCTCGTCTTCGACGTCGAGGTCGTCGACGACCTCTTGTTCCTCCGTTCCTCGAAGGCATTCGCCTTCGAGGATTCCGCCACCTGGACCGACCTGCAGCGGGTCGTCCGCGCTATCGGGGGTGGCTGAAACTCCGATCCCGCTCGCTCGCCCGGCGCGCGTCCCCACCCCCAGGCCGGTCCCGTTGTAGCGTGGCGCCATGAGCACCGACGATCGTCAGGAAGACCGCCCGGAATTCCCTGTGCAGGGGGAAGGCGAGGCCGCGCCCGCCACACCTCCGCTGCCTGATCTGCCCGCGTGGGAGGCCCCCGCTGCCGACGAGACGGGTGCGGATGCGCCGAGCGAGCGCACCGAGGTCACGGAGCGCGTGGAGGTCGTCGACGTGATCGAGACCGATAGCGCCGCTCGCGAGCCGCTGGGCGGCCCCTACGTCGTCACGGATCACGCTCCCGTCGCCGAGCAGGCCACGGCCGCCTACGAGCGTCAGCCGGTGGGTGGCCCCGCGGTGACGTCGTCCGAGCCCACGTCGGCCTTCACCGACCCGCAGCAGACCCGCACGCCCTATCCCGCCGCCGCCTTCGCTCCCGCGCCGCCCGCGGCCGCAGCGATGGCCGGTGCCGCCTACCCGCCGCCTTACCAGCCCGTGCCGCAGCCGCTCGTATCGACGCCCCCCGCCCCCCGCGGCAACCGCGGCGGCGGCTCGCTGATCGCGCTCGTCGGAACCGTCGCCTTCGCGGTGGTCTACGCCGCGGTCGCCTTCGTCATCATCTCGGTGAACGTGCAGCCCGACGCGTACGTCTCGGCGTTCTCGTCGTTCCTTCTCAGCGCCGCGTTCATCGTGCCGGTCGTCGTCTTCGCGATCTCGCTCATCCTGATCGTTCTGATCGTCAACCGCGCCGGCTGGTGGGCCTACGTGCTCGGTGGCTTCCTGGTGGCAGTGCTGGTCTACTTCGCCGGCATCGCGGGGGCGCTTATCCACGTGCAGGCCTGGACCTGGCAGCCGCAGGAGCAGTTCGACTTCGTACGCTCGCTCACGATGGACCCGCTGACTCTCGCCGGGGCGATCGTCGCGCGCGAAGCCTCGATCTGGACGGGCGCCTGGATCGCTGCGCGCGGTCGCAAGATGAAGGCCCGCACCGTCGCCGACCGCGAGGAGTACGAGCGCAACCAGGAGGCTGC from the Herbiconiux aconitum genome contains:
- a CDS encoding DNA-directed RNA polymerase subunit beta'; this translates as MLDVTTFDELRIGLATADDIRKWSHGEVKKPETINYRTLKPEKDGLFGEQIFGPSRDWECSCGKYKRVRFKGIVCERCGVEVTKSSVRRERMGHIELAAPVTHIWYFKGVPSRLGYLLDMAPKDLEKVIYFAAYMIISVDEDGRHADMPGLENELRLEIKTLSDQRDVRIAERLTRLETDLAELENEGAKADQKRRTKDGAEKEMAQARKAYDDQISQLERVWEDFRNLKVGELKPEDAIFHELQDRYGMYFEAYMGAEAIKKRLEAFDLVTEGENLRLQISEGKGQKKIRAIKRLRVVSSFLATGNSPAAMVLDVVPVIPPELRPMVQLDGGRFATSDLNDLYRRVINRNNRLRRLLDLGAPEIIVNNEKRMLQEAVDALFDNGRRGRPVTGTGNRALKSLSDMLKGKQGRFRQNLLGKRVDYSGRSVIIVGPQLKLHQCGLPKQMALELFKPFVIKRLIDLSHAQNIKAAKRMVERSRPQVWDVLEEIIRERPVLLNRAPTLHRLGIQAFEPQLVEGKAIQLHPLVCAAFNADFDGDQMAVHLPLSVEAQAEARILMLASNNILKPSDGRPVTLPTQDMIIGLHHLTTIKEGALGEGRAFSSIAEAILAFDQKTLDLNANVRIRLTDVHFHDEERPEGYVDGPVLVDISLGRALFNEALPADYPLTRDVADKGMLSGIVNDLAERYPKVEVAASLDRIKDAGFYWATRSGVTVALSDILTPPNKREIVAGYEKQAAKVQGQFEKGLTTDLERRQELIQIWTKATEEVAQAMRDNFPKDNTINRMVSSGARGNWLQIRNIAGMRGLVNNPKGEIIPRPIISSYREGLSVAEYFIATHGARKGLADTALRTADSGYLTRRLVDVSQDVIIREPDCGTSRGLDLPIAIEEAPGVWVRDANVENSVYARSLAADAVNEKGEVVAEAGSDVGDVLIDKLVAAGVRNIKVRSVLTCESAVGVCATCYGRSLATGNLVDIGEAVGIIAAQSIGEPGTQLTMRTFHTGGSASADDITQGLPRVQELFEARTPKGASPIVEAAGRVTIEDTDRSRKVILTPDNGDEPIAYPVLKRATLLIEDGQHVELGEQLIIGAVDPKEVLRVKGVREVQKHLVGGVQGVYRSQGVPIHDKHIEVIVRQMLRKVTVVEHGDTDLLPGELVDRSRYTEVNRATLAEGKKPASARQEVMGITKASLATESWLSAASFQETTRVLTQAAMEGKSDPLVGLKENVIIGKLIPAGTGLQKYRNVTVEATEEAKAERYPNRIFTDDSVFSEADLSFVDFDSFSSDDYTPGTYN